Proteins encoded within one genomic window of Tigriopus californicus strain San Diego chromosome 12, Tcal_SD_v2.1, whole genome shotgun sequence:
- the LOC131892006 gene encoding uncharacterized protein LOC131892006 translates to MTFHVYLLAFSILEISTHSLNSTPDIVIVREPEITLHCANDFHRLSPITEWFLTAKWSTIDIQGLESLTWSQNTSVDYQDLDISMKAGPHATNFTECLEISTLNENQDMKLKFLPIADCMVFLESPSDLHLTATCVQNSSKNLSSIQAFDLQLNSDFLFNWESLLNPAEVPYFPWQWWQGTDIQKRRYLRAQKRAYGFIFGMITPLGILFYIAIYLTCCRSSVDQNANMFGSENL, encoded by the exons ATGACCTTCCATGTGTATCTCTTGGCCTTCTCCATATTGGAAATTTCTACGCACAGTTTGAACTCAACCCCGGATATTGTCATTGTTCGAGAGCCAGAAATCACACTTCATTGCGCCAATGACTTCCATAGGTTATCCCCCATCACGGAATGGTTTTTAACGGCCAAATGGTCAACCATCGACATCCAAG GATTAGAAAGTTTGACTTGGAGCCAAAATACTTCAGTGGATTatcaagatttggacatttccATGAAAGCTGGGCCACATGCAACGAACTTCACGGAATGCTTGGAAATTTCGACCTTGAACGAAAATCAAGATATGAAATTGAAGTTCTTGCCCATTGCGGATTGTATGGTGTTCCTCGAGTCCCCCTCGGACTTGCATCTTACCGCAACTTGCGTGCAAAACTCCTCGAAAAACCTCTCTAGCATTCAAGCATTTGACCTCCAACTCAATTCGGATTTCCTCTTTAATTGGGAAAGTCTTCTGAA CCCAGCAGAGGTACCTTATTTTCCATGGCAGTGGTGGCAAGGGACAGACATTCAAAAACGGCGTTACTTAAGGGCCCAAAAACGGGCATATGGGttcatttttggcatgatCACTCCCCTGGGGATTTTATTCTACATAGCCATATATCTGACGTGTTGTCGGAGCTCAGTggatcaaaatgcaaatatgtTTGGGTCCGAAAACTTGTAG
- the LOC131892003 gene encoding uncharacterized protein LOC131892003 isoform X1, translating to MNTFGFLFQSETCGTWNMEPMEKLWSFPASFLRRIGASLKSLVPHEIGLSPISTRTANLLLILHDQRGHFTTEWKSIRSTRVPSSSARNMRGCLRKWNKVHSFLAILVWIGLDGRSVVQAFPRTELLPHPLAMDDYGFVRGDIRPDYANSRLPYRVLASNLRRRPLEGVSEDELIDDIQELNRRFSQSKRAVSQPPPETLFYNPFTKQNKREKHLKELYEKIAKEFPFVAKQGLNHEGKVSSLNDLFAMTIFGQPQRSG from the exons ATGAATACCTTTGGCTTTCTATTTCAAAGCGAGACatgtggaacatggaacatggaaccaATGGAAAAGCTCTGGAGCTTTCCTGCCTCCTTTTTGAGGAGAATCGGCGCATCTTTAAAGAGCCTTGTCCCACACGAGATTGGGCTTAGTCCCATTTCAACTCGCACGGCTAACTTGTTGCTCATCTTACACG ATCAGCGGGGTCATTTCACAACAGAGTGGAAATCCATTAGGTCAACCCGTGTCCCGTCAAGCAGTGCCCGAAACATGCGTGGATGCTTacgaaaatggaacaaagtcCATTCATTTCTGGCCATCCTCGTCTGGATCGGACTCGATGGGAGGTCAGTGGTTCAGGCCTTTCCAAG GACCGAGCTTCTCCCTCACCCTTTGGCCATGGATGATTACGGTTTTGTTCGAGGGGACATCCGACCCGATTATGCCAATTCTCGACTCCCATATCGCGTGTTGGCCTCCAATTTGCGTCGCCGGCCGCTAGAGGGCGTATCGGAGGACGAGTTGATAGATGATATCCAGGAACTTAACCGAAGATTCTCGCAATCAAAACGTGCCGTCAGCCAGCCACCACCTGAAACGTTATTCTACAACCCTTTCACCAAGCAAA ATAAACGGGAAAAGCATCTGAAGGAGTTGTATGAGAAGATTGCTAAAGAGTTTCCATTCGTGGCCAAGCAAGGTCTGAACCATGAGGGCAAAGTGTCGTCCTTAAATGACCTCTTTGCCATGACCATTTTCGGGCAACCCCAACGGTCCGGCTGA
- the LOC131892003 gene encoding uncharacterized protein LOC131892003 isoform X3: protein MVHDSSNQDQRGHFTTEWKSIRSTRVPSSSARNMRGCLRKWNKVHSFLAILVWIGLDGRSVVQAFPRTELLPHPLAMDDYGFVRGDIRPDYANSRLPYRVLASNLRRRPLEGVSEDELIDDIQELNRRFSQSKRAVSQPPPETLFYNPFTKQNKREKHLKELYEKIAKEFPFVAKQGLNHEGKVSSLNDLFAMTIFGQPQRSG from the exons ATGGTTCATGATTCATCTAATCAAG ATCAGCGGGGTCATTTCACAACAGAGTGGAAATCCATTAGGTCAACCCGTGTCCCGTCAAGCAGTGCCCGAAACATGCGTGGATGCTTacgaaaatggaacaaagtcCATTCATTTCTGGCCATCCTCGTCTGGATCGGACTCGATGGGAGGTCAGTGGTTCAGGCCTTTCCAAG GACCGAGCTTCTCCCTCACCCTTTGGCCATGGATGATTACGGTTTTGTTCGAGGGGACATCCGACCCGATTATGCCAATTCTCGACTCCCATATCGCGTGTTGGCCTCCAATTTGCGTCGCCGGCCGCTAGAGGGCGTATCGGAGGACGAGTTGATAGATGATATCCAGGAACTTAACCGAAGATTCTCGCAATCAAAACGTGCCGTCAGCCAGCCACCACCTGAAACGTTATTCTACAACCCTTTCACCAAGCAAA ATAAACGGGAAAAGCATCTGAAGGAGTTGTATGAGAAGATTGCTAAAGAGTTTCCATTCGTGGCCAAGCAAGGTCTGAACCATGAGGGCAAAGTGTCGTCCTTAAATGACCTCTTTGCCATGACCATTTTCGGGCAACCCCAACGGTCCGGCTGA
- the LOC131892003 gene encoding uncharacterized protein LOC131892003 isoform X2, protein MVVGYPDQRGHFTTEWKSIRSTRVPSSSARNMRGCLRKWNKVHSFLAILVWIGLDGRSVVQAFPRTELLPHPLAMDDYGFVRGDIRPDYANSRLPYRVLASNLRRRPLEGVSEDELIDDIQELNRRFSQSKRAVSQPPPETLFYNPFTKQNKREKHLKELYEKIAKEFPFVAKQGLNHEGKVSSLNDLFAMTIFGQPQRSG, encoded by the exons ATGGTCGTCggataccccg ATCAGCGGGGTCATTTCACAACAGAGTGGAAATCCATTAGGTCAACCCGTGTCCCGTCAAGCAGTGCCCGAAACATGCGTGGATGCTTacgaaaatggaacaaagtcCATTCATTTCTGGCCATCCTCGTCTGGATCGGACTCGATGGGAGGTCAGTGGTTCAGGCCTTTCCAAG GACCGAGCTTCTCCCTCACCCTTTGGCCATGGATGATTACGGTTTTGTTCGAGGGGACATCCGACCCGATTATGCCAATTCTCGACTCCCATATCGCGTGTTGGCCTCCAATTTGCGTCGCCGGCCGCTAGAGGGCGTATCGGAGGACGAGTTGATAGATGATATCCAGGAACTTAACCGAAGATTCTCGCAATCAAAACGTGCCGTCAGCCAGCCACCACCTGAAACGTTATTCTACAACCCTTTCACCAAGCAAA ATAAACGGGAAAAGCATCTGAAGGAGTTGTATGAGAAGATTGCTAAAGAGTTTCCATTCGTGGCCAAGCAAGGTCTGAACCATGAGGGCAAAGTGTCGTCCTTAAATGACCTCTTTGCCATGACCATTTTCGGGCAACCCCAACGGTCCGGCTGA